From a region of the Aeoliella mucimassa genome:
- a CDS encoding WD40 repeat domain-containing protein has product MLFTPVDLPVVQVPEYVNANEIKQINSFALKGHSSTVQQVAFTVDSTHALTIDDDGHAVYRESSTGSEVLSWDLPKGKKVYDLDIAPDSKLAVTTHDDGECIVWDLATGEQVQSIRDETIPLPRCRFAEDPRYVVVGGADVQQRENHNRLHIKMYLYDLQTNTAVRNFASFDPKFDRSIHDASQFTLTTGSEPCEWLAQLGMMACFQSLRLESKEEGVWYVGRLRAGGMEFSDHVFDKPLGQPIDIAASTDDRHLVFMATDNGQIMAYNQKNQKRIGQHELSMETKCRDLQFLRGCNVMAIYDGDCSLTFYDYDVGGFTQKFPPQRTDVQLAVVSPDARKGISVYENGDIRLFELPPPAWSAELVIGYRLAQAESAWANSDFETLEKLADKFRERGSFDMMGFPMYWKLYQAVRQPEDTTSSGWRDHLAKFDAWLEAYPESSTARIGKAEALHAYAWVARGTGYIGSVTEEGYLQFKTRLIQAAELLLEAQERTGDDPALFELQIRIGQGLGLPKETLMMSFLAGRAVNEDYLPLYSSMGICLLPRWMGEPGDLAAFLQAEADKRDEEHGAMMYAWVFNQMKCFFDEGHLSSFGFDYERIHQGSVLLANKFTGTTMYPTLRAWTALRLSDRELARPALEKMGHQYYQNYFTDKKQLLRYRTWADASKVSERQLWDRLADARVLLSVAYSPEGDMIATGGTDRGHQIKLWDAATGDLKFELPVLTVVRSLDFHPTEGKLATVGGYDNAEGELYVWTLTDEGVEHAELDPPPGLLTVVRFSPDGNYLAVGSSEGEVWIWRKKEVGAGITKINIGAGVGDIDFFDDSKQLAISTQSHNCVANVDTGEVVHRIRFAGLNNCVSLEAMENNLLIGGQLSGIMGFSLQEKKFLPVLTAAWPENEYPLIARPELPVAEQFAIRSIDSSSKHRLIASTSERLTISHPEVDGHQISVFDADTRQQRCHLFGHCLRITDIRLSPDGTKLASVSLDGTLRVWNIEGQDDLQHAVELGKITLTPNEPTKPTEPVADEPPADEPPADEPPADEPPADEPPADEAANAETNAAEEAEPELQAEPDTEPAPE; this is encoded by the coding sequence GTGCTGTTCACGCCAGTCGATTTGCCGGTGGTGCAAGTTCCTGAGTATGTCAACGCCAACGAGATCAAGCAGATAAACTCCTTTGCTTTAAAGGGACATAGCAGCACCGTCCAGCAGGTTGCGTTCACCGTCGACTCGACCCACGCGCTGACAATCGACGACGATGGTCATGCCGTGTATCGCGAAAGCTCTACTGGTTCCGAGGTGCTCTCTTGGGACCTGCCAAAGGGCAAAAAGGTGTACGATCTCGATATCGCCCCCGACAGCAAGCTGGCGGTCACAACCCACGACGATGGCGAATGCATCGTGTGGGATCTTGCGACTGGCGAGCAAGTACAGTCGATACGCGACGAGACGATTCCGCTGCCAAGGTGCCGGTTTGCAGAAGATCCACGATACGTTGTTGTGGGCGGTGCGGACGTTCAGCAGCGAGAGAACCACAACCGGCTTCACATCAAGATGTACCTGTACGACTTGCAGACCAACACGGCGGTACGTAACTTCGCAAGCTTCGACCCGAAGTTTGATCGGAGTATCCACGACGCATCGCAGTTTACCCTCACAACTGGTAGCGAACCTTGTGAATGGCTTGCTCAACTTGGCATGATGGCTTGTTTTCAGTCGTTGCGACTGGAAAGCAAAGAAGAAGGAGTGTGGTACGTCGGAAGGCTTCGCGCAGGCGGCATGGAGTTTAGCGATCACGTTTTCGACAAGCCGCTGGGGCAGCCGATTGATATTGCCGCTTCGACCGACGATCGGCATCTGGTCTTCATGGCTACCGACAATGGCCAAATCATGGCGTACAACCAGAAGAACCAAAAAAGGATCGGTCAGCACGAGCTTTCGATGGAAACCAAGTGTCGGGACCTGCAATTCTTGCGAGGCTGCAACGTGATGGCGATCTACGATGGAGATTGCAGCCTGACGTTCTACGATTACGACGTCGGAGGATTCACTCAGAAGTTTCCCCCGCAACGTACCGACGTGCAACTGGCTGTCGTCAGCCCCGATGCGCGAAAGGGAATTAGCGTCTATGAGAATGGCGACATTCGCCTGTTCGAACTGCCGCCCCCGGCCTGGTCGGCAGAACTCGTGATCGGCTACCGCTTGGCGCAAGCCGAGAGTGCTTGGGCGAATAGCGATTTCGAAACACTCGAGAAACTGGCAGACAAGTTTCGTGAAAGAGGTTCGTTCGACATGATGGGATTCCCCATGTACTGGAAGCTCTACCAGGCCGTGCGACAACCTGAAGATACAACCTCGTCTGGCTGGCGCGATCATCTGGCGAAGTTCGATGCCTGGCTCGAGGCGTATCCCGAGTCGAGCACCGCCCGCATCGGCAAAGCCGAAGCCCTGCACGCGTACGCGTGGGTTGCCCGCGGAACCGGGTATATCGGATCGGTCACCGAAGAAGGGTACCTCCAATTCAAAACGCGACTGATCCAAGCGGCCGAGCTGCTGCTGGAAGCCCAAGAGCGAACCGGCGACGATCCCGCGTTGTTCGAGTTGCAAATCCGCATCGGTCAAGGATTGGGACTTCCCAAAGAAACCTTGATGATGTCGTTTCTCGCAGGGCGTGCGGTGAACGAAGACTATCTGCCTTTGTACTCGTCGATGGGCATTTGTTTGCTGCCTCGCTGGATGGGCGAGCCGGGCGACTTGGCGGCCTTCCTGCAAGCCGAGGCCGACAAACGCGACGAAGAACATGGCGCCATGATGTATGCCTGGGTATTTAACCAGATGAAGTGTTTTTTCGACGAAGGGCACCTTAGCAGCTTTGGGTTCGACTATGAGCGGATTCACCAAGGATCCGTGCTTCTCGCGAACAAGTTCACCGGCACAACCATGTACCCGACCCTGCGGGCGTGGACGGCTTTGCGGCTCAGCGATCGCGAATTGGCCCGCCCTGCGTTGGAGAAAATGGGACATCAGTACTACCAGAATTACTTTACCGACAAGAAGCAGTTGCTCCGTTATCGAACGTGGGCCGATGCGTCGAAGGTCTCCGAGCGGCAACTCTGGGATCGGTTGGCCGATGCGCGAGTGCTGCTGAGCGTTGCTTACTCGCCCGAGGGCGACATGATCGCCACCGGCGGCACCGATCGTGGACATCAGATCAAGTTGTGGGATGCGGCGACGGGCGACCTGAAGTTTGAACTGCCGGTGCTCACCGTCGTGCGCTCGCTCGATTTCCATCCGACCGAAGGCAAACTGGCCACGGTCGGCGGATACGACAACGCAGAGGGAGAGCTCTACGTATGGACACTCACCGACGAGGGAGTCGAGCACGCGGAACTCGACCCACCCCCTGGCCTGCTCACCGTGGTGCGATTCTCGCCCGATGGCAACTACCTGGCCGTTGGTAGCAGCGAAGGGGAGGTTTGGATCTGGCGCAAGAAAGAAGTCGGTGCTGGAATCACCAAGATTAACATCGGCGCCGGCGTGGGCGACATTGATTTCTTTGACGATAGCAAGCAGCTGGCGATCTCTACCCAATCGCATAACTGCGTGGCGAACGTCGATACAGGCGAAGTTGTTCATCGGATCCGATTCGCTGGGCTAAACAATTGTGTCTCGCTTGAAGCCATGGAAAACAACCTGCTAATCGGGGGGCAATTGTCGGGGATCATGGGATTCAGCCTTCAAGAGAAGAAGTTTTTGCCTGTGCTTACTGCTGCTTGGCCAGAGAACGAGTATCCTCTCATAGCGCGTCCTGAGCTGCCTGTCGCTGAACAATTTGCAATTCGCTCCATCGATAGCTCGAGCAAGCATCGGCTGATTGCTTCGACCTCCGAGCGGTTGACCATTTCCCATCCCGAAGTGGACGGGCATCAGATTTCTGTGTTTGATGCGGATACGCGACAACAGCGTTGCCATCTGTTTGGTCACTGCTTGCGAATAACCGACATTCGGCTTTCGCCCGATGGCACCAAGCTGGCTTCGGTGAGCCTGGATGGCACGCTGCGAGTGTGGAACATCGAAGGTCAAGACGATTTACAGCATGCGGTCGAACTAGGGAAAATAACGCTTACCCCCAACGAACCAACAAAGCCGACCGAACCGGTGGCCGACGAACCACCAGCCGACGAACCACCAGCCGACGAACCACCAGCCGACGAACCACCAGCCGACGAACCACCAGCCGACGAAGCTGCCAACGCTGAAACCAATGCTGCTGAGGAAGCGGAGCCAGAACTGCAAGCAGAGCCTGACACCGAACCAGCACCGGAGTGA
- a CDS encoding MBL fold metallo-hydrolase has product MVENAPLQSLQHRGLTIEGYSRAAVQSYWRIPELGIGFDLGAQPWSFMGTDTWFVSHAHLDHIAALPVYVARRRMMKMAPPTIYLPTSAIEPVEAILQNFTRLDRGRLPADLRPIEPGMEIKLSREYVVTTVPTKHTVPSMGFVVWQCRKKLKPEYEGLAGMQIRDLRLAGTEVSEERRDAVLAYLGDSSPPGLDDNPEMYQAKVLICELTFVAPGHRKEKIHKFGHIHLDDFVERRERFENELIIASHLSTRYHENTVRKLVKKALPDMLNGRLHLWL; this is encoded by the coding sequence ATGGTTGAGAACGCCCCCCTGCAATCGTTGCAACATCGCGGTCTAACGATCGAGGGCTACTCGCGCGCGGCCGTGCAGTCGTACTGGCGCATCCCCGAGCTTGGCATCGGATTCGATCTCGGCGCACAGCCCTGGAGCTTCATGGGGACTGACACTTGGTTTGTGTCGCACGCACACCTCGACCACATCGCAGCCTTGCCGGTGTACGTCGCTCGCCGGCGGATGATGAAAATGGCCCCGCCCACCATCTACTTGCCGACGTCGGCCATCGAACCGGTCGAAGCGATCCTGCAGAACTTCACGCGACTCGACCGCGGCCGGTTGCCTGCCGACCTGCGGCCGATCGAGCCTGGCATGGAGATCAAGCTGTCGCGGGAGTACGTGGTCACCACGGTGCCGACCAAGCACACGGTGCCGTCGATGGGCTTCGTGGTCTGGCAGTGCCGCAAGAAGCTCAAGCCGGAGTACGAGGGACTCGCCGGCATGCAGATTCGCGACCTCCGCCTGGCTGGCACCGAAGTGTCCGAGGAACGCCGCGACGCGGTGCTCGCTTACCTTGGCGACAGTTCCCCGCCGGGACTCGACGACAACCCCGAGATGTACCAGGCCAAGGTGCTGATCTGCGAACTCACGTTCGTCGCGCCGGGCCATCGCAAAGAGAAGATCCACAAGTTCGGGCATATCCACCTCGACGACTTCGTGGAACGCCGCGAGCGGTTCGAAAACGAACTGATCATCGCGTCGCACCTGAGCACCCGCTACCACGAAAACACGGTCCGCAAACTCGTGAAAAAAGCCCTGCCCGACATGCTCAACGGGCGACTCCATCTGTGGCTGTAG
- a CDS encoding segregation and condensation protein A, whose product MQFRVQLDVFNGPLDLLLHLVRKHEVDISNIPVAAVADQFLEHVSVLEQIDVDAVGDFLDLASTLIEIKSQMVLPRQEAEEPEELEDPRQELVERLLEFKKYRDASQHLEQRGREWQDRYARAANDLGSRQKHEEVPAIAGVELWDLVSAFGRVLRDKLAKPVATSITYDDTPIHVYMQRLDERLQREGSVTFFDLFPNAVHKSTLVGMFLAVLEMVRYRYALAHQAERYGDILIEPGPEKLPAQIKVSAVSESAD is encoded by the coding sequence ATGCAATTTCGCGTCCAACTCGACGTGTTCAACGGTCCCCTCGACCTGCTGCTCCACCTGGTGCGCAAGCACGAGGTCGATATTAGCAACATTCCGGTCGCGGCCGTGGCCGACCAGTTTCTGGAGCACGTTTCGGTGCTCGAGCAGATCGACGTCGACGCGGTTGGCGACTTTCTCGACCTGGCCAGCACGCTGATCGAGATCAAATCGCAGATGGTGCTCCCTCGTCAGGAAGCCGAAGAGCCCGAGGAGTTGGAAGATCCCCGCCAGGAGCTGGTGGAACGCCTGCTCGAGTTCAAAAAGTACCGCGACGCGTCGCAGCATCTCGAACAACGCGGCCGCGAATGGCAGGATCGCTACGCCCGGGCGGCCAACGACCTTGGCTCGCGTCAGAAGCACGAGGAGGTGCCCGCCATCGCTGGCGTGGAGCTGTGGGACCTCGTCAGTGCGTTTGGGCGGGTGCTACGCGACAAGCTGGCCAAGCCGGTGGCCACCAGCATTACGTACGACGACACGCCGATACACGTCTACATGCAGCGTCTCGACGAGCGTCTGCAACGCGAAGGCAGCGTGACCTTCTTCGACCTCTTCCCCAACGCGGTCCACAAATCGACCCTCGTTGGCATGTTTCTGGCGGTGCTCGAAATGGTGCGGTACCGCTACGCTTTGGCGCATCAGGCCGAGCGGTATGGCGACATACTCATCGAGCCAGGCCCCGAAAAGCTGCCAGCTCAGATCAAAGTGAGTGCAGTCAGTGAGTCGGCCGATTGA